GTTGATAAGGTGCTAGGCCGGGCACGCGAAACAGAGAAGCGCGAAACTAAACAAAGAACTCTATTCGATTTTCTTAAGCATGGATAATGCCGCTATGACACTACCCGAGCCTACTATCATCGCTATGACTATGACAGCAACTAACCTATCATCTAGGGGTGAGTAGGCTCCAGGCTGCTGCTGTACGTGCGCCGAGACAACTTTCATCACGAGGGGTAGTAGCGAGTATGTCGCGGCTTGAGACGCCATTATTGCCCTCGTGATGTTTGTCGGCGCGCTGGTAGCGTACTCCACAAGCATGCTGGTCATGAATGATTTTAGCCCCGCGATGCTCTCGTGTAACATTGTTTGTTTTAAACCGCATATCGCCTCGTGGACAGGATCGGCTCCTGCTACAATGTCGTATTGCGTAATGGTTTGTGCCACTAGTGCTAATGCGTTAAGGGCCAATGCCGCTGCCCGTATATCATCGCCTTGTATGTAAGCCGCGTTCATATCCCTGCGCAGCTCGTCCAGTCCGAGCTTCTCCGGGTTCTCTATCTTTACTTGTGCACCTTTTACAAGACTCTCGAGGTACTTTACGCTTAGATCCGCGTACGTCACAAGCAGTCTTACACTACGTTTGAACACATCCTGGTCTATTAGGGGGCCTGTTAACCTAGTCGAGGCGTCAAGCCAGTGTTTAGCCGTCAATAGTCGAAGTGCACCTAGTGCTTTGTCACGCGGATTACTACTCATTAGGAGTTTTGATGCGGCGTAAAACCTGTAATCTGCAGCTAACAGTGCTTCGAGCCTCCAAAGAGGCACCTTTTTCTCAACTGCTATACTGTTCTTGGTTTCGAGCAGTTTCTCGGCGAATGCCGTACGGTTGACTTTAGATAGAATAAGCTTAGTGAAGTTGTCTAAGCTTCCGGAAGGCAGCACTTCCAGAAGCATAACTAGAGTAGAGTAGGCTATGCTAGCTGCGGCATAATACTTCCCCTCGTTGTACAACGTATTGGCGACACTAGCGCCATCCGTGATAATAGCTTTGTGCTCTCCCAGCTCATCACCAAACAAGCGTATAGTTTCGTTCAGCAGCTCCAATAACTCAAAGGCAGACTCTTTGAAGACGCTTGAGCGCAACGTGATATTGGCTGAGTTTATGTTAGGGGATGATAGCACTAGTTCGAGTGCATGTGCAACACTACATACTGGGACTATACCAACCTTTGTAGAATTTACACGCAGTCTGGATAAGCTAGCTACAGGTGCGACTATCTCACTAATCCCTAGTTTTGACGCAGCTTCAACCTTGGCTTCCACGCCGCCAACAGCTGCCACCATCCCATTTGGCTGCAGGAGCCCCGTCAGCGCGACATGCGATGTATTGATGTACACTCCTTTTATGAGAGAGTAGTAAGTTACTGCAAATGCGAGGCCGCCGCTTGCACCGCTAACCTCCTCTCGCCCGATTATCTCGAAACCACCGTTGATGGTTAGCGGGTCTACATCTGCAAGTAGGGATGCATAGAATAGTGCCAGCCTAGCAGAGAGTACGGTATCTTCGCTGACACCATAGGCCGGCTTAGCTATGAACAGATCAGAGCCAGGTATTTCAACCCATATTCTAGCATCTATTACTTTGCCGCGCCCGGTAGCATCAACTGCTAGGAGATGTACTATCACCTCGCGCTGAATCGTGAACCCGAGAGCCGCCACCGGCCCCAATGTCAAAAGCAGCAGTAGGAGTGGCGCGAGTAGGGTTCTTCTCACCGCGGCCACCCTCCCTAGCATAGGGTCATACATGAATATCGAAGAGCTTAAGAGAATGCTTGAACGCAAGATAGCGTTCCTTGAGAAGAAGCTCGAATTCTACCGCATGCTGCTAGAGGCGCTTGAAGCTTGTAGCGAGGGAGGAGCGTCGCTTATAGAAGAGATTCGTGACGAGGAGGGTCGCCTTGTAGGACGGGTATATAGGTCTGGCAATACACTGAAACTTATACTAGAGAAGCCAGTGCATATCTCCAATCCTTATGTGAGACATCTTGCAAGGCGCATTGAAAGGCTCAGAGAAGAAGGTATCGAACTTGAGCTTAGCCTCGAGAAGAATGAGCAAGGTATGGTTACAAGCATAGTTGTTAGAGGCCCCTTGGAATCAGATGAGATACTAGAGACTTTACAACGCTTGTTTAGATTTGTCGCTTTGCGCGTCTCGAGGGGCAACACCGCTAACGCTTAACTCGTGTATCTACAACAACTTGGTACTCACGCGGACCTACGCTCCTAACAACTCGTGCATTCTCGACAACATAGCTTGCTGCAAGCTCCACTAACCGCGCCCTGACCATTTTGGTAGCAAGTGCAATAGCATCACGCGCTGTGCGCGCCGCCACGTGTAGATACACATGTATCCAGCCTTCGCGGTCTAGAGCTGCTACAGCTGCTGGTAGATGCTCTAATGCCTTCTCGGGTAGTGGCATGAGTACACGATCCGCACTGGATTTCAAGAGCTTCATCACGGTGGTATAAGCATCCCCTAGTATCGGCATGACCTTATCCTCTACATGGTTTAAACGCGTATTTATCACCATATAACTGTATGCATATGGGTTGATATCTATGCTATAGGCTACCTCTATGTCATGCATACACGCCGATAGTATTGAGAAGAATCCTGCACCTGCATACATGTTAAGTATCCTTTCACCATCTTTAACCATACTTGCAATTCTTTTATGCTCGTAGCTTAAACGTAGCGATATATACACCTTCGTTATATCAAGTTTGTAGGCGCAGCCGTGCTCTCTGTATATCGTCTCAGTTTTCTTCTCGCCCGCGAGATGCACGAGATCACGTAGCCTGTATTGACCTTCTACCGGGCTTGTAGCAACCCATACACTCTTGATGTAAGGTATTTTCTCTACTAGTGCATTCGCCAGTGGTTTGAGCTTCTCGAGCGGGAAGTCGAATGGCTTCTTTATAACCGCTATATCCCCGATTATGTCTATGCGCTTCCATATGCGGCTTGCATCACCCGCCCCAAGTATCTCTTCAGCGAGCTTTCGTAGCAGGGGCTTCTCATTCCCCGCCGCCACTCTAGCACACCTAGGGCATCATAGTCTCTGAGAGCGATAGACCCGCCGGTTACAAACCCGGCCAAGTGTATCACTGTCTTTGTTAGGAGTCTATGGGCATAGGCTAGCCTCGCCACTGTGTATAGTTTGCTAAGCACTCTAGCAACGCCCCTGTATACATTTGTGTAGATTGAGGGGTTGTTCTTGTTCAATGCCGCG
The Pyrolobus fumarii 1A DNA segment above includes these coding regions:
- a CDS encoding S16 family serine protease, whose translation is MRRTLLAPLLLLLLTLGPVAALGFTIQREVIVHLLAVDATGRGKVIDARIWVEIPGSDLFIAKPAYGVSEDTVLSARLALFYASLLADVDPLTINGGFEIIGREEVSGASGGLAFAVTYYSLIKGVYINTSHVALTGLLQPNGMVAAVGGVEAKVEAASKLGISEIVAPVASLSRLRVNSTKVGIVPVCSVAHALELVLSSPNINSANITLRSSVFKESAFELLELLNETIRLFGDELGEHKAIITDGASVANTLYNEGKYYAAASIAYSTLVMLLEVLPSGSLDNFTKLILSKVNRTAFAEKLLETKNSIAVEKKVPLWRLEALLAADYRFYAASKLLMSSNPRDKALGALRLLTAKHWLDASTRLTGPLIDQDVFKRSVRLLVTYADLSVKYLESLVKGAQVKIENPEKLGLDELRRDMNAAYIQGDDIRAAALALNALALVAQTITQYDIVAGADPVHEAICGLKQTMLHESIAGLKSFMTSMLVEYATSAPTNITRAIMASQAATYSLLPLVMKVVSAHVQQQPGAYSPLDDRLVAVIVIAMIVGSGSVIAALSMLKKIE
- a CDS encoding class I SAM-dependent methyltransferase — encoded protein: MAAGNEKPLLRKLAEEILGAGDASRIWKRIDIIGDIAVIKKPFDFPLEKLKPLANALVEKIPYIKSVWVATSPVEGQYRLRDLVHLAGEKKTETIYREHGCAYKLDITKVYISLRLSYEHKRIASMVKDGERILNMYAGAGFFSILSACMHDIEVAYSIDINPYAYSYMVINTRLNHVEDKVMPILGDAYTTVMKLLKSSADRVLMPLPEKALEHLPAAVAALDREGWIHVYLHVAARTARDAIALATKMVRARLVELAASYVVENARVVRSVGPREYQVVVDTRVKR